A segment of the Anaerolineae bacterium genome:
GTCCACGGCCTCCGACCTCTTCCTGGCGTTATCGCCACGAAGCCCCCTCACCTTCTTTCCCCAAAGGAGCGCATGAAAGTAACCCCGAGGGACCAGCTCTTTGTAGATGTGGGTTTGCCGGAGGAAGAAGTTAATTCCCTGGTGAAGGTGGGGGACTTTATAAGTTTTGCCGCCAGGTGCGTGAAACTTCAGGGGGATATGGCCTCGGGCAAGGCTTTTGATGACCGAGCTTCAGTAGTGGCCCTCATCTACTGCCTTGAACTTCTTTCCCAGATGAGACACCGCTGGGATGTTTACGCTGTGGCTACTTCCCAGGAAGAAATGGGCTTAAGAGGGGCAGTGGTAAGTGCTTACGGCATAGCTCCGGATCTGGCCATAGTCATAGACGTGGGCTTTGGGGATAGTCCTGGCCTTTCAGAGGCCGAAACTATCAGGGTGGGAAAAGGGCCCGCAATAGCCATAGGACCCAATTTCCACCCCCTCCTCAGGGAAGCTCTGATTAAGACTGCAAAGGAGCTGGAGATTCCCTACCAGATTGAAGCTATACCAGGCCCCAGTGGCACCGATGCCTGGGCTATCCAGGTCTCACGGGAAGGGGTCCCCACCGCCTTGCTATCCATACCCCTGCGCTACATGCACACCCCAGTGGAGACCCTCTCCCTCAAAGACATTGAACGCACCGGCCTGCTTCTGGCCAACTTTATATCCCGATTGGAAAAATTCCCTCCGGAGTGAAGGTCTATGCTCCTCAAAGAGCTTTCTGAAGCTCGCGGAGTTTCAGGAAACGAGGGGAAAGTCCGGGAAATAATCCGGGAACATATAGAAACCCACGTGGACCAGATCTCGGTGGATAGCATTGGAAACCTTATAGCTTTTAAGAAAGGCGACGGTTCTATCCCCCTCAAAGTAATGCTGGCTGCCCATATGGACGAGATAGGCTTTATGGTCACCCACATAGACGAAAAGGGTTACCTGCATTTCAGCCCGGTGGGAGGAATTGACGAAAGAGTTATTCCCGGAAAGCGGGTTCTTGTGGGGGATAAAGCCATCCCTGGAGTAATTGGCCTGAAACCCGTGCACCTCCTCAAAGAAGAAGAGCGCTCTCAGATCACTCCGCTGGAAAGGCTCGTGATAGACATAGGGGCAGGGGATAGAGCCTCTGCTGAGAAGGTGGTCAGCGTGGGCGACTGCGCAACTTTTGATGTAGCTTTCCAAGAGCTTGGCTTTCGCAGGGTTAGAGGGAAAGCTTTTGATGATCGGGCAGGGTGCGCCGTGCTGGTAGAATTGGTGAAAGAACGGTTCCCTTTTGACCTCTACGCTGTTTTCACCGTGCAGGAAGAAGTGGGATTGCGGGGAGCGAAGG
Coding sequences within it:
- a CDS encoding M42 family metallopeptidase — its product is MDTFELLKKLSEAPGVSGSESEVSRIVAEEFKKYVDEVRTDALGNVIGLKRGTGPSPRRIMLTAHMDEIGLMVSEIEKGFIRFTTVGGIDERVLPGQEVIVHGLRPLPGVIATKPPHLLSPKERMKVTPRDQLFVDVGLPEEEVNSLVKVGDFISFAARCVKLQGDMASGKAFDDRASVVALIYCLELLSQMRHRWDVYAVATSQEEMGLRGAVVSAYGIAPDLAIVIDVGFGDSPGLSEAETIRVGKGPAIAIGPNFHPLLREALIKTAKELEIPYQIEAIPGPSGTDAWAIQVSREGVPTALLSIPLRYMHTPVETLSLKDIERTGLLLANFISRLEKFPPE
- a CDS encoding M42 family metallopeptidase, with the protein product MLLKELSEARGVSGNEGKVREIIREHIETHVDQISVDSIGNLIAFKKGDGSIPLKVMLAAHMDEIGFMVTHIDEKGYLHFSPVGGIDERVIPGKRVLVGDKAIPGVIGLKPVHLLKEEERSQITPLERLVIDIGAGDRASAEKVVSVGDCATFDVAFQELGFRRVRGKAFDDRAGCAVLVELVKERFPFDLYAVFTVQEEVGLRGAKVAAYAIEPDVAFSIEGTVADDLPKDKDVSPTAKLGHGPAITLMDRTFVAFHPLVRLLVEAAEAEGIPYQFKQPLVGGTDSGAIHLARKGVPSATVAVPCRYIHSPLSILSLDDLENTLRLMKAALRRLRPEHLKVE